One part of the Homo sapiens chromosome 19, GRCh38.p14 Primary Assembly genome encodes these proteins:
- the MYPOP gene encoding myb-related transcription factor, partner of profilin isoform X2 — MASAAAGEAEETTRLRKPRFSFEENQILIREVRAHYPQLYGAQSRRVSVAERRRVWDGIAAKINGITSWKRTGQEVQKRWNDFKRRTKEKLARVPHSTQGAGPAAEDAFSAEEETIFAILGPGVAAPGAGAGAEEPPAAPSSQPPPPSACPQRYVLSEDRREDRRAGAG; from the coding sequence ATGGCCTCGGCGGCGGCGGGCGAAGCGGAGGAAACCACCCGGTTGCGCAAGCCGCGCTTCTCATTCGAAGAGAACCAGATCCTGATCCGCGAGGTGCGCGCCCACTACCCGCAGCTCTACGGCGCGCAGAGCCGTCGGGTGAGCGTGGCAGAGCGGCGGCGCGTGTGGGACGGCATCGCCGCCAAGATCAACGGTATCACCAGCTGGAAGCGCACGGGCCAGGAGGTGCAGAAGCGCTGGAACGACTTCAAGCGCCGCACCAAGGAGAAGCTCGCTCGCGTGCCGCACTCCACGCAGGGCGCCGGGCCCGCCGCGGAGGACGCTTTCTCCGCGGAAGAGGAGACCATTTTTGCCATCctggggccaggtgtggcggcgccGGGGGCAGGTGCTGGGGCGGAGGAGCCCCCTGCGGCCCCCTCTTCACAGCCGCCGCCCCCAAGCGCCTGCCCTCAGCGCTACGTGTTGTCGGAAGACCGCCGGGAGGACCGACGTGCAG